The Populus alba chromosome 4, ASM523922v2, whole genome shotgun sequence genome contains a region encoding:
- the LOC118042830 gene encoding uncharacterized protein, protein MDTYVDGESPKFAQLYVFDTAHEVANRLFPFTRDSKSSSLDENIVVDLLRMLDETNELAKLFRKARDKTQIIQSIDYKLCLLGKRNHDSRQYDDPTSNDIGGLVVGDIGDFFSQRDIIIECFSGSLKRISKLHPKFMALQYPLLFPYGEDGYSYNIMFVDHGHGKTRKRSRVSMRAYYAYLINERPGCDNTIIKAGRLYQQFLVDAFVNVEEDRLDYIRANQKDLRAEVYKGIHEAVLNGDVEGFSAGKIIVPSSLTGSPRYMINNYQDAMAICRAYGNPDLFITFTCNVNWPEIRRELTKGRIYKHEDKPDIITRVFRSKVIDMLAFIKSGKPFGQIIADVCAIEFQKRGLPHTHILIWLHSNFKCCTPEDVDSIVSAKIPDKLTDPKCYEIVSRFMMHGPCGLANPKSQRRDLKDNFVIKNGIQLNNRYVVPYNRELLLRYNAHINIEICCQSMLIKYLFKYVSKGSDRCRVVVEKDHADEIHAYMNCRFICPYEAVWRLLQFPIHSRSPPVERLQIHLPLHQNVVYSGNEILPSILQKPGIEKTMLTEWFTRNRIDHEARQLYFSEFPHKYVWDPGQKEWIPRSKGFSLGRLTYVHPTSGELYFLRLLLNHVRGALSFDYLKNVSGVVHPTFQLACKTLGLLGDDKEWEDVFCEAMATATSPQIRNLFVSVVLFCDVADPEVLLNKFWRSMYDDIITCFKSSFAMPNLKLFDDELKNYVLYELELLFNVAGTSLEKQKLPMPDGRLLQELIFVHGHGGTGKTFLWHTIINRLRSDGLIVLVVASSGIASLLLPGGRTAHSRFKIPLTVFDTSSCEIKKKTDLARLLQMTSLIVWDEAPMNNRCYFEALDRSLRDVLTNGNNLPNDKPFGGKSILLGGDFRQILPVIPGGTKEDIVHASLCSSNLWSKFKVLTLTENMRLSSNGLSNDQKCHNPTLGSVSFFFQPGPVHAAGLAASSHTAHHQPGCRLSPRQEVLFPDDYDASMIKIPQDLLLEPRSNPILAIVSSVYPSIRDINIDPCYFRERAIVTPRNATVSEINDFILNMLPGMKRIYLSIDTVCKTSSDGDNADILYPVEFINQLEFNGVPSHTISLRIGTPIMLLRNLNLSAGLCNGTRLIVTQLAESVIEAQIITGSFIGNRVFIPRIVFPINDAKCPFTIKRRQFPIRPCYAMTINKSQGQSLKVVGVFLKDQVFTHGQLYVALSRVTSRQGLKIITCDAEGNHSIYVKNIVYKDVLSSLSVS, encoded by the exons ATGGATACTTATGTTGATGGAGAATCACCAAAGTTTGCACAACTCTATGTGTTTGACACTGCTCACGAAGTTGCAAATAGACTTTTTCCATTTACAAGAGACTCCAAATCATCATCTCTAGATGAGAATATTGTTGTGGATCTTTTAAGAATGCTTGATGAAACAAACGAGCTTGCCAAATTATTTCGCAAAGCTAGAGACAAAACTCAAATTATCCAATCTATTGATTATAAACTTTGCTTACTTGGAAAGCGAAACCATGATTCACGCCAATATGATGATCCTACATCAAATGACATTGGTGGATTAGTTGTTGGAGATATTGGAGATTTTTTCTCACAACGGGATATAATTATTGAATGCTTTTCAGGTTCTTTAAAAAGGATCTCAAAATTACATCCAAAATTCATGGCATTACAATATCCCCTTTTGTTTCCTTATGGTGAAGATGGCTACTcctataatattatgtttgttgaTCATGGACatggaaaaacaaggaaaaggtCAAGAGTTTCGATGCGAGCTTATTATGCTTACCTTATTAATGAAAGGCCTGGGTGCGATAATACCATCATTAAAGCAGGTCGTTTGTACCAACAATTCTTGGTCGATgcatttgttaatgttgaagaaGATCGTCTTGATTATATCAGAGCTAATCAAAAAGATTTACGTGCAGAAGTTTATAAAGGTATCCATGAAGCTGTGCTTAATGGGGATGTTGAAGGTTTCTCAGCTGGGAAAATCATTGTTCCATCTTCTTTAACTGGTAGCCCACGTTATATGATCAATAATTACCAGGATGCAATGGCTATATGTAGAGCCTATGGAAATCCTGACCTATTTATTACATTCACATGTAATGTTAATTGGCCTGAGATACGAAGGGAGCTTACAAAAGGTCGAATTTACAAACATGAAGACAAGCCTGATATCATTACACGTGTTTTTAGATCGAAGGTTATTGATATGTTAGCCTTCATAAAATCAGGCAAGCCTTTTGGTCAGATAATTGCAG atgtTTGTgcaattgaatttcaaaagagGGGTTTGCCACACACTCATATATTAATTTGGCTACACTCGAATTTTAAATGTTGTACACCTGAAGATGTTGATTCCATTGTTTCAGCTAAAATCCCTGACAAACTTACAGATCCAAAATGCTATGAAATTGTTTCAAGATTCATGATGCATGGTCCATGTGGTCTTGCAAATCCAAAATCTCA GCGTCGTGATCTTAAAGacaattttgttataaaaaatggCATTCAGCTCAACAACAGATATGTTGTTCCATATAATAGGGAACTCTTATTACGATATAATGCCCACATAAATATTGAGATCTGTTGTCAGTCAATGTTAATTAAGTATCTTTTTAAGTACGTAAGCAAGGGATCTGACAGATGTAGAGTTGTTGTTGAAAAAGATCATGCTGATGAGATCCATGCGTATATGAATTGTCGTTTTATATGCCCATATGAAGCGGTCTGGCGTCTTCTACAATTTCCAATACATTCAAGATCACCTCCTGTTGAGCGACTTCAAATCCATTTGCCATTGCATCAAAATGTTGTTTACTCAGGAAATGAAATTCTACCATCAATACTTCAAAAACCAggtattgaaaaaacaatgctCACAGAATGGTTCACACGTAATAGAATTGATCATGAAGCACGTCAGCTTTACTTCTCAGAATTTCCACATAAATATGTTTGGGATCCTGGTCAAAAAGAATGGATTCCAAGATCAAAAGGTTTTAGTCTTGGTCGATTAACATATGTTCACCCTACCTCAGGAGAGCTCTATTTTCTAAGACTACTCCTTAACCATGTAAGAGGAGCATTGAGCTTTGATTATCTAAAAAATGTTTCGGGTGTTGTGCATCCAACATTTCAACTTGCTTGCAAGACCTTGGGACTTTTAGGGGATGATAAAGAATGGGAAGACGTCTTTTGTGAGGCTATGGCTACTGCAACATCTCCTCAAATTAGGAATCTCTTTGTCAGTGTTGTTCTTTTCTGTGATGTTGCTGATCCAGAAGTTTTGCTCAATAAATTCTGGCGCTCAATGTATGATGATATTATCACCTGTTTCAAATCCAGCTTTGCCATGCCTAATCTTAAATTATTCGATGATGAGCTTAAAAACTATGTTCTATACGAGCTTGAGCTTCTCTTCAATGTTGCTGGCACATCTCTTGAAAAGCAGAAGCTTCCAATGCCTGATGGGCGTTTATT acaagaattaatttttgttcatgGCCATGGAGGAACTGGGAAAACATTTTTGTGGCATACAATAATCAATCGGTTGAGATCAGATGGTTTGATTGTCCTTGTTGTTGCATCATCGGGTATTGCATCACTTTTGCTTCCTGGTGGTCGCACAGCTCATTCAAGATTTAAGATCCCCCTTACTGTTTTTGATACTTCATCATgcgagattaagaaaaaaactgatCTTGCACGACTTCTACAAATGACCTCTCTAATTGTATGGGATGAGGCTCCAATGAATAATCGGTGTTACTTTGAAGCATTAGACCGCTCGCTTCGTGATGTCCTAACAAATGGTAACAACTTGCCCAATGATAAACCATTCGGtggaaaatcaattttattaggaGGAGATTTCAGGCAGATTTTACCTGTTATTCCCGGAGGAACAAAGGAAGACATTGTCCATGCATCTCTTTGCAGCTCTAATTTGTGGTCTAAATTTAAAGTTCTCACTCTTACAGAGAATATGAGGCTATCATCCAATGGACTTTCAAATGATCAAAAGTGTCATAACCCAActctgg GGtctgtttccttcttcttccagCCGGGACCAGTGCACGCTGCAGGCCTCGCCGCCTCCAGTCACACCGCGCACCACCAGCCAGGCTGCCGACTCTCTCCACGCCAG GAAGTTTTATTCCCTGATGATTATGATGCATCCATGATTAAAATACCACAAGATCTTTTGCTTGAACCTAGATCTAACCCTATATTGGCAATTGTTTCATCAGTGTATCCCTCTATTCGTGATATCAATATTGATCCATGCTATTTTAGAGAAAGAGCAATTGTAACTCCAAGAAATGCTACAGTTTCTGAGATCAACGATTTTATCTTAAACATGTTGCCAGGAATGAAGCGGATTTACCTGAGTATTGATACTGTTTGCAAAACATCGAGCGATGGTGATAATGCAGATATTTTGTATCCCGTTGAATTTATCAATCAACTTGAGTTCAATGGAGTGCCATCCCACACAATTTCCTTGAGAATTGGCACACCAATAATGCTTTTACGCAATCTTAATTTATCAGCTGGTTTATGTAACGGAACAAGACTTATTGTTACGCAACTTGCTGAGAGTGTCATAGAAGCTCAAATAATAACAGGCTCTTTTATTGGCAATCGTGTATTTATTCCCAGGATTGTTTTTCCAATAAATGATGCAAAATGTCCATTCACAATTAAAcgaagacaatttcctataagaCCATGTTATGCtatgacaataaataaaagtcaaGGACAATCATTGAAAGTTGTCGGGGTTTTTCTCAAGGATCAAGTTTTCACTCATGGACAATTGTATGTTGCTCTTTCACGGGTTACATCAAGACAAGGACTAAAGATTATTACATGCGATGCCGAAGGAAATCATTCAATCTATGTGAAAAACATTGTGTATAAAGATGTTCTTAGCTCTTTATCAGTGTCTTGA
- the LOC118042800 gene encoding U-box domain-containing protein 8, which yields MATHFPDDFKCPISLEIMSDPVILSSGHTFDRSSIQRWLDSGHRTCPITKLPLPEHPRLIPNHALRSLISSFTIQKSQPDPNPYRNPNPSKKHQTQFLISALVSQSSTLESSLHSLSQLTRLTKLDPCLRRQITESGAVSTILNCVDSTESEIQEKALALLLNLSLDDDNKVGLVAEGVIGRVINVIRVGSPSSRAIGCTMLTSLAVVEVNKATIGAYPNAIKTLIWVLYNGKGREVREAATALYAICSFVDNRKRAVECGAVPILMKIGGMGLERAVEVLSLLVKCKEGREEIRKVNGCLEVLVKVIRNGSERGVQCALFTLNCLCSFAEEMRVEAKKDGVLEICVGFLDDENEKIRRNAANLVQNLSCRG from the coding sequence ATGGCTACACACTTCCCTGATGATTTCAAGTGTCCAATTTCACTAGAAATCATGTCCGACCCAGTTATTCTCTCTTCGGGTCATACCTTTGACCGCTCCTCAATCCAACGGTGGCTCGACTCCGGCCACCGTACTTGTCCAATCACCAAACTCCCCTTGCCTGAACACCCTCGTCTTATACCCAACCACGCCTTGAGAAGCCTGATTTCCAGCTTTACAATCCAAAAATCACAACCAGACCCGAACCCGTATCGGAATCCGAACCCATCGAAGAAACACCAAACCCAGTTCTTAATCTCCGCTCTCGTTTCCCAATCTTCGACTCTGGAGTCCAGTCTTCACTCACTGAGTCAACTCACTAGACTCACCAAGCTTGACCCCTGTCTCCGCCGCCAAATCACTGAGTCTGGTGCAGTCTCAACGATTCTAAACTGTGTCGACTCGACCGAGTCAGAGATCCAAGAGAAAGCACTGGCCCTCCTCCTTAATCTCTCTCTTGATGATGATAACAAGGTGGGCCTTGTAGCTGAAGGTGTAATTGGTCGGGTCATAAATGTTATCCGAGTCGGGTCGCCAAGTTCCCGAGCCATTGGTTGCACAATGTTGACAAGTTTGGCTGTTGTGGAAGTCAACAAAGCCACAATTGGAGCGTACCCGAATGCGATAAAAACGCTTATTTGGGTTCTATATAATGGAAAAGGGCGTGAAGTGAGAGAAGCAGCCACTGCGTTGTATGCGATTTGTTCATTTGTTGATAATAGAAAGCGTGCAGTGGAGTGTGGAGCTGTGCCAATTTTGATGAAAATTGGTGGGATGGGGCTTGAAAGAGCGGTGGAAGTGTTGAGTTTGTTGGTGAAATGTAAGGAAGGGAGGGAGGAAATAAGGAAGGTTAATGGGTGTTTGGAAGTTTTGGTTAAGGTTATTAGGAATGGGAGCGAAAGAGGGGTGCAATGTGCGCTTTTTACATTGAACTGTTTGTGTAGTTTCGCAGAGGAAATGCGTGTAGAGGCCAAAAAAGATGGGGTGTTGGAGATTTGTGTTGGGTTTTtggatgatgaaaatgaaaaaattagaaggaatgCAGCTAATTTGGTGCAAAATTTAAGTTGTAGGGGGTAG